From a region of the Vanrija pseudolonga chromosome 2, complete sequence genome:
- the SPBP4H10.07 gene encoding putative RING finger protein — protein sequence MGASQSQPARPRRRQRRGDDALPTDQPPAAGAATADRTLPNLRRRISTFIRGADPGPSKRERSNSVQPVRPVTKRRRVDDGDDDYDDDGDLDDGVVTPGAGPGPSTLSSRYASSMASASTAMRTPRVSDPPPRIDLSAATQPQTPSALSPTEGPTSPVTDELLSDRLRTLTTIRDTLGPDWTPPTMSPGVERLISRFRRASNAAAPSSSTPASSRTPTLRDTLDPPTPPLSSSATTPTSGTSASSTHSIPRSGFSHRLSTIMGFSSGLSSATDAAAAPVAVAPDPTPAASAPAPPTSTPAAAAADAPSGDVARIPVGAVLVIQGLAQTHANLDEEEAARRGTTLDTPSLDQQARMIGNLLTVAAAATATTLLSPESLAQQPSRSTAQTAMQTIIERLRPQRNRAAQSVEHALGDYLRTVLRDNRRFEEAVSGDTPQGANVPAEFQGFLQTLQEDLIRAVRAYAAPWVSGEGNQAEGANDTSPPTPPVPETAAEQLPAGYDELGRPPTPIPPLAGPEATQAIPTFHRQAGQNVPQNRTLGVSGGFDGAPRRLNFFRAHLFPTLHADGSSANGSEDPDAVVPSIFVGVRSISHDPNLTTEDLVGHPSFPFIDGQVPEAAAGDSETATTTSSAATNGSDTPAPVFERDVDPLSTVTPTSPGTNVQVAGTVRRTLRERVLERFGGSSRTRTRTGVSPPLNTYLIYVIGGNYPRSHPVLAIPSLVTGGPLTAEDLQLVSELLGPAKPPTVTTDEIGRAGLPVFKTEGLAELEAGGKVHSSSTERCMVCLSDYEPDEDLRLLKCRHAFHRECVDHWLTDGRNSCPTCRTEAVDKATLPPAPTEPQTTAGVADTAA from the exons ATGGGAGCGTCCCAGTCCCAGCCGGcgcggccacgccgccgccagcgccgcggcgatgACGCACTGCCGACGGACcaaccccccgccgccggcgctgcgaCGGCCGACCGCACACTGCCCAACCTCCGCAGACGCATATCGACGTTTATCCGCGGGGCAGACCCCGGGCCGTCCAAGCGCGAGAGGTCAAACTCTGTCCAGCCCGTACGACCCGTCACGAAGCGGCGGAGAGtagacgacggcgacgacgactacgacgacgacggcgacctcgatGACGGCGTGGTTACGCCGGGCGCCGGCCCAGGGCCAAGTACGCTCTCGTCGCGGTATGCGTCTAGCATGGCGTCGGCTAGCACTGCAATGCGTACCCCGCGCGTGTCGgaccccccgccccgcaTTGAcctctcggcggcgacccagCCCCagacgccgtcggcgctgtcgccgacCGAGGGCCCCACATCGCCCGTgaccgacgagctgctgtcCGACAGACTGCGCACCCTCACCACGATCAGAGACACACTAGGCCCAGACTGGACCCCGCCGACCATGAGCCCCGGCGTGGAGCGCCTGATCTCGCGCTTTCGCCGAGCATCGAACGCTGCCGCCCCGTCGAGCTCCACACCGGCGAGTTCCAGAACGCCCACCCTTCGAGACACGCTCGAcccaccgacgccaccgctttcgtcctcggccacgACTCCAACCAGcggcacgagcgcctcgtccacACATTCAATCCCTCGCAGCGGATTCTCGCACCGCCTCAGCACCATCATGGGATTCTCGAGCGGCTTGTCGAGTGCAAcagatgctgctgctgcgccagTGGCCGTAGCGCCAGATCCGACTCCAGCGGCTTCGGCTCCAGCTCCACCAACGTCGACGcctgcggccgcagcggccgaCGCCCCCAGCGGCGACGTAGCGAGAATACCCGTCGGAGCCGTGCTCGTTATTCAAGGTCTGGCCCAGACTCACGCCAAtctggacgaggaggaggccgcacGTCGAGGAACGACGCTCGACACGCCTTCGCTCGACCAGCAGGCAAGAATGATCGGCAATCTTTTAAC agtcgctgctgcggccaCTGCCACGACGCTTCTCTCGCCGGAGAGTCTGGCACAGCAGCCGAGCCGTTCGACCGCCCAGACCGCCATGCAGACGATTATCGAGCGCCTCCGCCCGCAGCGCAATCGCGCGGCCCAGAGCGTGGAGCATGCCTTGGGCGACTACCTTCGCACCGTTCTTCGCGACAATCGCCGGTTCGAGGAGGCCGTATCGGGCGACACACCTCAGGGCGCCAACGTCCCTGCAGAGTTCCAAGGCTTCTTGCAGACACTACAGGAAGACCTTATTCGCGCTGTGCGGGCATACGCTGCGCCGTGGGTTAGCGGCGAGGGCAATCAGGCCGAAGGCGCCAATGACACGTCGCCACCCACGCCCCCAGTCCCCGAGACTGCGGCGGAGCAGCTCCCCGCAGGctacgacgagctcggccggcccCCGACGCCAATCCCTCCCCTGGCAGGGCCTGAGGCAACACAGGCCATTCCGACGTTCCACCGCCAGGCCGGCCAGAACGTTCCGCAGAACCGCACCCTTGGCGTCAGTGGCGGCTTTGACGgggcgcctcgccgcctcaACTTCTTCCGCGCGCACCTGTTCCCGACGCTGCACGCCGATGGGTCGTCAGCCAACGGCTCGGAAGACCCCGACGCGGTCGTGCCGTCGATCTTTGTCGGCGTGCGGTCCATTTCGCACGACCCGAACCTCACGACGGAAGACTTGGTCGGCCACCCGTCGTTCCCCTTCATCGACGGACAGgtgcccgaggcggccgccggcgactCGGAGACTGCTACCACGACGAGCTCTGCCGCCACCAACGGCAGcgacacgccggcgccagtgtTTGAGCGCGACGTTGACCCCCTGAGCACCgtcacgccgacgtcgcccgGCACCAATGTCCAGGTGGCGGGGACGGTGCGCCGCACGCTTCGCGAGAGAGTCTTGGAGCGATTCGGCGGCAGCTCGCGGACGCGTACCCGTACTGGCGTGTCTCCGCCATTAAACACGTACTTGATTTACGTTATCGGCGGCAACTATCCCCGTTCTCACCCTGTGCTCGCGATCCCCAGTCTCGTGACTGGTGGGCCGCTGACTGCAGAGGACCTGCAGCTCGTCAGTGAGCTTCTCGGTCCGGCCAAGCCGCCGACCGTCACCACCGACGAGAttgggcgcgccggcctgccCGTTTTCAAGACTGAggggctcgccgagctggaggccggcggcaaggtccactcgtcgagcacggagCGCTGCATG GTCTGCCTTAGCGACTATGAACCCGACGAGGACCTCCGCCTGCTCAAGTGCCGCCACGCGTTCCACCGCGAGTGTGTCGACCACTGGTTGACTGACGGGCGCAACAGCTGCCCGACGTGTAGGACTGAGG CCGTCGACAAGgccaccctcccccccgcTCCTACCGAGCCCCAGaccaccgccggcgtcgccgacaccgcGGCCTAA
- the nuo20.9 gene encoding NADH-ubiquinone oxidoreductase 20 subunit, producing the protein MPIKELVTPYPVIDVDPHFSRVVRYFRPEDYALWGAAAAAGPITIRLWDHIDPSKAKHGVRGAVRLTAFLGVVGGFLLAYQNSSFRFQGLKENEPERERDLAELSALKAAGKPLYGESELSPYLQGVASRNSTFSQFKLATMPWFNVVNHDNHGVDTTKYDSKP; encoded by the exons ATGCCCATCAAAGAGCTCGTGACACCGTACCCCgtcatcgacgtcgacccgCACTTCTCCCGCGTGGTGCGCTACTTCCGCCCGGAGGACTACGCGCTCtggggcgccgcggccgccgctgggcccATCACGATCCGCCTCTGGGACCACATCGACCCCAGCAAGGCCAAGCACGGCGTCCGGGGCGCGGTGCGCCTCACGGCCTTCCTCGGTGTCGTGGGCGGATTCTTGCTCGCGTACCAGAACTCGTCGT TCCGCTTCCAAGGCCTCAAGGAGAacgagcccgagcgcgagcgcgacctggccgagctgagcgcgctcaaggccgccggcaAGCCGCTCTACGGCGAGTCGGAGCTCTCGCCCTACCTCCAGGGCGTGGCGAGCCGTAACTCGACGTTCAGCCAGTTCAAGCTGGCGACTATGCCTTG gTTCAACGTCGTCAACCACGACAaccacggcgtcgacaccaCCAAGTACGACTCCAAGCCATAA
- the bimC gene encoding Kinesin-like protein bimC, translating into MSRRVPSGVGLQRPGSRAPSLAPTSSRYSRAAANAPDAGPSSRRVTSVLPSAGALRVPTEVHESNIHVVVRCRGRSPQEIAEASPVIATTGGPLSKAITVETGAAGVSTLAVMPTDQPNTKTYGFDKVFGPEADQTMVFNEVAESMLDEVLAGYNCTIFAYGQTGTGKTHTMQGDLTPTPLMAPSTDAGIIPRVLHRLFERLEAQEGAEYSVKCSYLELYNEDLRDLLAPEYKDPSNAGYASQIKMFEDGSKKGVTVHGLEECGLLSLKDGLAVLNRGSQRRQTAETKMNDKSSRSHSIFTLTVHVKETSQDKGEDVLRIGKFNLVDLAGSEAIGRSGAENKRAREAGMINQSLLTLGRVISALVDKSSHIPYRESKLTRLLQDSLGGRTKTCIVATVSPTKSNQEETLSTLDYALRARSIKNKPEVNAHLTKAGLLKEYVGDIERLKAELFSAREKNGIYIPDDQWREMSDKQTRQRSDYDEAQQRVRAVEVELKTRKAEFETLTSRFVTTTDDLATAREAERQLGELLDQAKVDVEAARVALEEERIVANAYAEGEERLHGVASELHSVAVDGVRDVGGLFDKLDRVADVLDANSDAAGGFGNEMQSLSADLKQSMAQLHSVQKDFGGMLRTDMKAYAKRGAEESQLHMAELDATFATFDDLAKSLAKSVEGGKIDATEASAAMLAVRDDVQASLKAWASGVSSKTTSTVEELISQHRDNLDMVSSVVEGTTALVANVIHAAREHVATQSAAFARAQELAASAAAAEIARLKAEKAALLQLMADEQDKSAKLRTNLIANFTTMMSDFTAAQDTSLSAAITKATNRVDVGVREMTAFQASHLAVTAEGVQLADEFGADLDDRAMDVDQQGRAGKKAIAEVSSDLDSTLRAYAKETASQASKQVASVDAACGRLEAAASKVSTSALSRAQKQAALVSSLKQNATESYGLSSDYVTAGAEEIEHLTSTLLESHAESSATSADALATAESKLERISSSTSRFLDNIREDLPTGSTPRKRAWDFPNNWERTEPRGMLLERMRRQRRAVPEPRFSGVSEAASSTPTARLPLRESAESRPSARTSPGLTPVSSSTSIASLVSEGTSVATSASVSTSASLASPPVSLPATVSQLRGPRMRLKKVGSGDVLEPPRPPMSVLAEGGNIPRSRRK; encoded by the exons ATGTCCCGCCGAGTACCTTCCGGCGTCGGTCTCCAACGACCGGGCAGCCGTGCGCCGTCACTCGCCccaacctcgtcgaggtacagccgcgctgctgccaaTGCGCCAGACGCTGGACCCAGCAGTCGCCGCGTAACGTCCGTGCTGCCCTCTGCAGGCGCATTACGAGTCCCTACCGAGGTCCACGAGTCCAACATCCATGTCGTGGTGCGATGCCGCGGCCGCTCGCCGCAGGAGATCGCAGAGGCGAGCCCCGTAATCGCTACCACTGGCGGGCCGCTCAGCAAAGCGATTACGGTCGAGACGGGTGCCGCGGGAGTCTCTACTCTGGCGGTCATGCCGACGGATCAGCCAAACACCAAGACGTACGGTTTCGACAAGGTGTTCGggcccgaggccgaccagACCATGGTGTTCAACGAGGTTGCAGAGAgcatgctcgacgaggtgcttgCCGGATACAACTGCACAATCTTTGCCTATGGCCAGACTGGAACTGGAAAAAC CCACACGATGCAGGGTGACCTCACCCCGACGCCTCTCATGGCTCCCTCGACCGACGCCGGTATCATCCCTCGAGTGCTGCATCGCCTGTTTGAACGGCTCGAGGCACAAGAAGGCGCAGAGTACAGCGTCAAATGCTCGTACCTTGAGCTGTACAACGAAGACCTGCGCGATCTCCTCGCACCAGAGTACAAGGACCCCTCCAACGCCGGCTACGCCTCGCAGATCAAGATGTTCGAGGACGGAAGCAAGAAGGGTGTGACGGTGCACGGGCTGGAAGAGTGCGGTCTCTTGAGTTTGAAGGACGGTCTAGCTGTGCTCAACCGCGGAAGCCAGCGCCGACAGACTGCCGAAACCAAAATGAACGACAAGAGTTCGCGCTCGCACTCGATCTTCACGCTCACCGTCCACGTCAAGGAAACGTCCCAGGACAAAGGCGAGGATGTGCTGAGAATCGGCAAGTTCAACCTGGTTGATCTGGCTGGATCTGAAGCGATTGGACGCTCTGGTGCCGAGAACAAGCGCGCACGCGAGGCCGGCATGATCAACCAGTCGCTGTTGACGCTCGGACGTGTCatctcggcgctcgtcgacaagtCGAGCCACATTCCCTACCGCGAGTCCAAGCTCACCCGGTTGCTTCAGGACTCGCTCGGCGGACGCACCAAGACCTGCATTGTCGCCACGGTCAGCCCGACAAAATCGAACCAGGAGGAGACCCTCTCGACACTCGACTACGCCCTACGTGCACGGTCAATCAAGAACAAGCCCGAGGTCAACGCCCATCTCACCAAGGCTGGCTTGCTCAAGGAATACGTCGGTGACATTGAGCGCCTCAAGGCCGAACTGTTTTCCGCCCGCGAGAAGAACGGCATCTACATTCCCGATGACCAGTGGCGGGAAATGTCCGACAAGCAGACACGGCAAAGATCCGACTATGACGAAGCGCAGCAGCGTGTGCGTGCGGTCGAGGTTGAACTCAAGAcgcgcaaggccgagttTGAGACCCTGACGTCGAGGTTTGTCACGACGACCGATGATCTTGCGACGGCACGCGAGGCAGAGCGACAACTCGGCGAGCTCTTGGATcaggccaaggtcgacgtcgaggccgcaCGAGTAGcactggaggaggagcgcatTGTGGCGAACGCGTACGCCGAGGGTGAAGAACGTCTCCACGGTGTTGCGAGCGAGCTTCACTCTGTggctgtcgacggcgtgcgtgATGTCGGCGGCCTGTTCGACAAGCTTGACCGCGTggccgacgtcctcgacgccaactcGGACGCCGCGGGTGGTTTTGGCAACGAGATGCAGTCGCTCAGCGCCGACCTGAAGCAGAGCATGGCTCAGCTGCATTCCGTCCAGAAGGACTTTGGCGGCATGCTCCGGACGGACATGAAGGCGTATGCGAAGCGAGGTGCCGAG GAATCGCAACTCCacatggccgagctcgacgcgacaTTCGCTACAtttgacgacctcgccaagtCGCTGGCCAAGTCTGTCGAGGGAGGCAAGATTGACGCGACGGAAGCTAGTGCAGCAATGCTTGCGGTCCGCGACGATGTCCAGGCGTCCCTCAAGGCGTGGGCctctggcgtcagctccaAGACCACTAGcacggtcgaggagctcatcTCGCAGCACAGAGACAACCTCGACATGGTCTCCTCTGTGGTTGAGGGAACAACGGCTCTGGTCGCGAATGTCATCCACGCGGCGAGGGAGCACGTCGCCACGCAATCCGCCGCGTTCGCCAGGGCGCAGGAGCTTGCTGcgagcgctgctgcggcaGAGATTGCACGCCTCAAGGCAGAAAAGGCTGCCCTTCTCCAGCtcatggccgacgagcaggacAAGTCTGCCAAGCTGCGCACGAACCTCATCGCCAACTTTACCACCATGATGAGCGACTTTACGGCCGCGCAGGACACGAGTCTGTCTGCTGCGATTACCAAGGCAACGAACCGGGTGGATGTGGGCGTCCGCGAGATGACCGCGTTCCAGGCGTCGCATTTGGCTGTGACAGCCGAGGGGGTGCAGCTCGCGGATGAGTTTGGCGCCGACCTGGATGACAGAGCCATGGATGTGGACCAGCAGGGCCGCGCGGGCAAGAAG GCTATTGCCGAGGTGTCGTCGGATTTGGACTCGACATTGCGGGCGTATGCCAAGGAGACGGCGTCACAGGCGAGCAAGCAGGTTGcgagcgtcgacgcggcgtgcGGGCGTCTGGAAGCCGCGGCAAGCAAGG TCTCGACATCCGCCTTGTCTCGAGCCCAAAAGCAGGCCGCTCTCGTCTCATCGCTCAAGCAGAACGCAACGGAGAGCTACGGGCTGTCCAGCGATTACGTCacagccggcgccgaggagatcGAGCACCTCACGTCCACGCTGCTGGAATCTCACGCCGAATCATCCGCTACGTCAGCCGACGCACTCGCGACGGCAGAGTCCAAACTCGAGCGCATCTCGTCTTCCACATCCCGCTTCCTTGACAACATTCGCGAGGATCTGCCGACGGGAAGCACACCACGGAAAAGAGCCTGGGACTTTCCCAACAACTGGGAGCGGACTGAACCACGCGGCATGCTGCTGGAGCGCATGCGGAGGCAACGGCGAGCGGTGCCAGAGCCGCGCTTCAGCGGAGTCAGCGAGGCAGCGTCGTCAACACCGACCGCACGCTTGCCACTACGTGAGAGTGCTGAGAGCAGACCCAGCGCGCGTACCAGCCCGGGCCTCACACCTGTATCGTCGTCTACGTCGATTGCGAGCCTCGTAAGCGAGGGCACGAGCGTGGCGACATCGGCTTCtgtgtcgacgtcggcgagcctGGCCTCCCCACCAGTAAGCCTGCCGGCGACCGTGAGCCAACTGCGCGGCCCGCGGATGCGGCTGAAAAAGGTGGGCTCGGGGGATGTCCTCGAACCGCCACGACCGCCAATGAGCGTATTAGCGGAGGGCGGGAACATACCGCGGAGCCGGAGGAAGTGA
- the AFG1 gene encoding Protein AFG1, with product MSTRQLVAGVTRAARPVYAHARPLRLLTPAAARPTVPSSSGLRSLHTSLRRLQKEPDAPQADLPTQTTADVERKLHDAEAAASFNDPMTRYEFLVKEGILRADPHQKNMVKKLQRLWNDLKDYDPGEIPELSTEVEPSLFGKFFTRKTSAHEPTIPLDQIPKGLYLYGSVGTGKTMLMDLFYSTLPSQFQPTGKYKATRIHFHAFMIEVQKRQHEVTARYERDGQGKRDALPEVARSIAKEGRVLCFDEFQVTDIVTAMLLRGLFERLLDYGVVCFITSNRHPDELYINGIQRESFIPAIELIKERFEVVDLNSGTDYRKLPRTITHVYYSPLNEETHNEMDKLFHALTQADSDPEIKVGRKLSLWGRELRVPESSGHVARFTFDDLCNKPLSAADYLTITGKFSTVFVEDMPKLTLNERDQTKLFISSAKPIYTIFSDEGGSTVDAEQMKHVMEELGINPDIMTSSSLFSSDEELFAFARCVSRLTQMSTKEWADESARAHPM from the exons ATGTCAacgcgccagctcgtcgctggcgtcacgcgcgcagcgaggccagtgtacgcccacgcccgccccctccgcctcctcacccccgccgcggcgcgccccaCCGTGCCTTCCTCGTCCGGCCTCCGCTCGCTGCACACATCGCTTCGCCGACTGCAGAAggagcccgacgcgccgcaggCCGACCTGCCTACCCAGACCACTGCTGATGTCGAGCGCAAGCTCCACGATGCGGAAGCTGCTGCCAGCTTCAATG ACCCCATGACCCGCTACGAGttcctcgtcaaggagggTATCCTTCGGGCGGACCCGCATCAGAAGAACATGGTCAAGAAGCTCCAGCGGCTGTGGAACGACCTGAAGGATTATGATCCCGGAGAGATCCCCGAGCTGTCGACTGAGGTCGAGCCGAGTCTG TTTGGCAAGTTCTTCACGCGCAAGACGTCGGCCCACGAGCCGACGATCCCTCTCGACCAGATCCCCAAGGGCCTGTACCTCTACGGCTCGGTCGGCACGGGCAAGACCATGCTCATGGACCTGTTCTACTCGACCCTGCCGTCCCAGTTCCAGCCGACTGGCAAGTACAAGGCGACGCGTATCCACTTCCACGCGTTCATGATCGAGGTGCAGAAGCGCCAGCACGAAGTTACAGCTCGATacgagcgcgacgggcagggcaagcgcgacgcgctccccGAGGTCGCTAGAAGTATCGCCAAGGAGGGCCGTGTGTTGTGTTTCGACGAATTCCAGGTCACGGACATTGTGACTGCCATGTTGTTGCGCGGCTTGTttgagcgcctgctcgactATGGCGTCGTGTGCTTCATCACCTCCAA TCGACACCCAGACGAGCTGTACATCAACGGCATCCAGCGCGAGTCGTTCATCCCAGCCATCGAGCTCATCAAGGAGCgcttcgaggtcgtcgacctgaACTCGGGCACTG ACTACCGCAAGCTCCCCCGTACCATCACGCACGTCTACTACTCGCCCTTGAACGAGGAGACGCACAACGAGATGGACAAGCTCTTCCACGCGCTCACCCAGGCCGACTCTGACCCTGAGATCAAGGTTGGCCGCAAGCTGAGCCTCTGGGGTCGTGAGCTCCGGGTCCCCGAGAGCTCGGGTCACGTCGCGCGGTTTACCTTTGACGACTTGTGCAACAAGCCTTTGTCCGCAGCCGACTACCTCACGATCACGGGCAAGTTCTCGACGGTCTTCGTCGAGGACATGCCCAAGTTGACGCTGAATGAGCGTGACCAG ACCAAACTGTTCATCTCGTCAGCAAAGCCCATCTACACCATCTtcagcgacgagggcggatcgaccgtcgacgccgagcagatGAAGCACGTCATGGAGGAGCTGGGCATCAACCCCGACAtcatgacctcgtcgtcgctcttcTCCAGTGACGAGGAGCTGTTCGCGTTCGCGCGCTGTGTCAGCCGACTGACGCAGATGAGCACGAAAGAGTGGGCCGACGagagtgcgcgcgcgcaccctATGTAA
- the SPBC29A3.11c gene encoding putative mitochondrial carrierc has product MTGDDGPWTRRAQGADAWLARECNKIVVSATTASLVSTFCGFPLDSLKSRLQSSRENLTIPRMAAEVIREEGIGGLWRGFPLPLITISIVRTISFTIYTSTKRIINSRPGDPEPKRPWLDLHLGFLNKDTALDVGATSFLAGAASGAVVCIGSAPFELVKVRRQLEYQIYRDSHPGAFSPTADAAAGLRPVPSGAGAGRPVDARLPQPRTPFVPPTTIQAVRMIVNKMGPLGLWTGFRLHFVRDTLGTALYFAEYDVMRFWLGRRVSDPASMSAAEDRLSGGQGDLPDWAKGWLPKQLVPFLCGSLAGVTSWAIIYPVDAMKTKAQQRALSGLKPRTPLVQFLRLVRGTEGRPKPLLTGIARLYRGLGVSMIRSMLTHGLLWTLVDWTSAWIDTKPVERLVKLA; this is encoded by the exons ATGACGGG GGACGACGGGCcttggacgcggcgggcacAGGGTGCGGACGCGTGGCTGGCTCGTGAGT GCAACAAGATT GTTGTGTCGGCCACCACGGCATCCCTCGTCTCGACCTTCTGCGGCTTCCCC ctcgactcgctcaagTCGCGCCTGCAGAGCTCGCGCGAGAACCTCACCATCCCCCGgatggccgccgaggtcatcaGGGAGGAGGGAATAGgagg ATTATGGCGCGGCTTCCC GCTTCCCCTCATCACCATCTCGATCGTCCGCACCATCTCGTTCACAATCTACACGTCGACAAAACGTATCATTAATTCACGGCCGGGCGACCCGGAGCCCAAGCGCCCCTGGCTAGACCTGCACCTCGGCTTCCTGAACAAGGACACGGCACTGGATGTCGGCGCGACTAgcttcctcgccggcgcggcgtcaggCGCCGTGGTGTGTATCGGCAGTGCACCattcgagctcgtcaag GTGCGACGACAGCTCGAGTACCAGATCTACCGCGATAGCCACCCCGGCGCATTCAGCCCaacggccgacgccgcggccggcttGCGGCCCGTCCCgtctggcgctggcgccgggaGGCCGGTGGACGCCAGGTTGCCACAGCCACGAACACCCTTCGTCCCACCCACAACAATACAGGCCGTGCGCATGATCGTCAACAAGATGGGCCCGCTCGGACTGTGGACCGGGTTCCGGCTGCACTTTGTGCGCGATACGCTGGGCACGGCGCTCTACTTCGCAGAGTACGACGTCATGCGGTTCTGGCTCGGCCGACGCGTGTCCGACCCCGCGTCGATGTCGGCGGCAGAGGACCGATTGAGCGGAGGGCAGGGCGACCTGCCAGACTGGGCAAAGGGGTGGCTGCCGAAACAGCTCGTGCCGTTCCTCTGCGGTTCGCTCGCGGGCGTGACCTCCTGGGCTATCATCTACCCCGTGGACGCGATGAAGACCAAGGCCCAGCAGCGGGCGCTTAGTGGCTTGAAGCCGCGAACGCCGCTCGTCCAGttcctccgcctcgtccgcggTACCGAGGGGCGGCCAAAGCCGCTCCTCACTGGCATTGCGAGATTGTACAGAGG CCTTGGCGTGTCCATGATTCGCTCGATGCTGACCCACGGCCTCCTGTGGACCCTCGTCGACTGGACCAGCGCCTGGATCGACACCAAGcccgtcgagcggctcgtcAAGCTGGCATGA
- the LOT6 gene encoding NAD(P)H-dependent FMN reductase LOT6 codes for MTISSAGHKILVFYGSYRADRQGIRLAHYITSSFAARGAAAELVDAKELDLPILDKMYKEYPAGSAPPKLEALANKIKAADAFVFVTGEYNWGPQPGLKNLTDHFLEEWFWRPAAVVSYSAGRFSGVRAGTIWHHMLSEMGMVVVSSTIAVGNISQTLDAEYNVTGAGGASLERAFPRFADDLAWWTEASCNQRKKEAPPY; via the exons atGACCATCTCGTCCGCAGGCCACAAGATCCTCGTCTTCTACGGCTCGTACCGCGCCGACAGGCAAGGCATCCGCCTAGCGCACTACATCACGAGCTCgttcgcggcgcgcggcgcggccgccgagctcgtcgacgcaaAGGAACTCGACCTGCCCATCCTCGACAAGATGTACAAGGAGTATCCCGCtggcagcgcgccgcccaagctcgaggcaCTCGCGAACAAGAtcaaggcggccgacgcgttCGTCTTCGTGACGGGCGAGTACAACTGGGGCCCTCAGCCCGGGCTCAAGAACCTCACCGACCACTTTTTGGAGGAGTGGTTCTGGCGCCCGGCCGCAGTGGTCTCGTACTCTGCCGGCCGGTtcagcggcgtgcgcgccggcacgaTCTGGCACCATATGCTCAGTGAGATGGGCATGGTCGTGGTCTCGAG caccatcgccgtcggcaacATCTCGCAGACGCTCGACGCAGAGTACAACGTCAccggggctggcggcgcgtccctcgagcgcgcgttCCCGCGCTTCGCGGACGACCTCGCGTGGTGGACCGAGGCGAGCTGCAACCAGCGCAAGAAGGAGGCGCCGCCGTACTAG